Proteins encoded within one genomic window of Brassica rapa cultivar Chiifu-401-42 chromosome A09, CAAS_Brap_v3.01, whole genome shotgun sequence:
- the LOC103841543 gene encoding superoxide dismutase [Mn] 2, mitochondrial, which yields MSIVVSIFLLTVFAMSLDVGTGKTTMEPCLESMKTASLPDLPYAYDALEPAISEEIMRLHHLKHHQTYVTNYNKALDHLRSALSSGDHSSVVKLQSQIKFNGGGHVNHAIFWKNLAPVHEGGGKPPQDPLSSAIDAHFGSLEELMQKMNSEGAAVQGSGWVWFGLDKELKRLVVETTANQDPLVTKGSHLVPLIGIDVWEHAYYPQYKNARAEYLKNIWTVINWKYASDIFEKHNRGLNEF from the exons ATGAGCATCGTTGTTTCTATCTTCCTTCTTACTGTTTTTGCGATGAGCCTTGACGTCGGAACAGGAAAAACCACCATGGAACCGTGTCTCGAATCGATGAAGACCGCTTCACTACCTGATCTACCCTACGCTTACGATGCCCTAGAGCCAGCGATCAGCGAGGAGATCATGCGCTTGCACCACCTGAAACACCACCAGACTTACGTTACTAATTACAACAAAGCCCTCGACCATCTCCGTTCCGCCTTGTCCAGTGGTGATCACTCCTCCGTCGTCAAACTTCAGAGCCAAATCAAGTTCAACGGCGGAG GTCACGTTAACCATGCAATCTTCTGGAAAAACCTAGCCCCTGTTCAT GAAGGAGGTGGTAAGCCACCTCAGGATCCTCTGTCTTCTGCGATAGATGCTCACTTCGGATCCTTAGAGGAGTTGATGCAAAAAATGAACTCTGAGGGTGCTGCTGTGCAGGGATCTGGATGGGTG TGGTTTGGGTTAGACAAAGAGCTAAAGAGACTTGTCGTTGAGACCACAGCTAATCAG GATCCATTGGTGACTAAAGGATCACACTTGGTTCCTCTGATCGGAATAGACGTATGGGAGCACGCCTACTATCCACAG TACAAAAATGCAAGAGCGGAGTACTTGAAGAACATATGGACTGTGATCAACTGGAAATACGCTTCAGACATATTCGAGAAGCACAACCGAGGTCTAAACGAGTTTTAG
- the LOC103841545 gene encoding probable LRR receptor-like serine/threonine-protein kinase IRK → MNKVSIFTLLFLSVVLPFPPPVRSLDPPLNDDVLGLVAFKSDLRDPDQKLASWNEDDYTPCAWNGVKCHPRTNRVTELTLDGFSLSGRIGRGLLQLQSLHKLSLSNNNLTGTVNPNLISSLGSLKVVDLSGNGLSGSLPDGFFRQCGSLRVFSVAENKLTGKIPVSVGSCSSLASLNLSSNRFSGSMPLGIWSLNTLRSLDLSRNELEGELGTKIGRLNNLRAIDLSRNRLSGPIPSEIGSCMLLKSVDLSENSLSGNLPDTFQQLSLCYYLNLGRNLLDGEVPKWIGEMRSLESLDLSMNKFSGEVPGSIGNLLRLKVLNFSGNGFIGSLPDSTGNCISLMALDVSGNLLTGKLPVWLFQDGNSTGGVKKIQVLDLSCNSFSGVIGAGFGGLRDLQGLNLSRNSLTGPIPSTIGDLKHLGVLDLSHNQLNGTVPKETGGAVSLEELRLENNMLEGTIPSSIKNCSSLQSLILSHNKLQGAIPPEMARLTNLQEVDLSFNDLTGTLPKQLANLGYLHTFNISHNHLSGELPAGGLFNGISPDSVSGNQGICGAVVNKSCPAVSPKPIVLNPNATFDPDSGEATPLGAVGHKRILLSISSLIAISAAAAIVVGVIAITVLNLRVRATTVSRSAVPIAFSGGDDFSRSPTTDSNSGKLVMFSGEPDFSTGTHALLNKDCELGRGGFGAVYRTVIRDEYPVAIKKLTVSSLVKSQEEFEREVKKLGKLRHTNLVKLEGYYWTTSLQLLIYEFLSGGSLYKHLHEAPGGSSTLSWNDRFNVILGTAKCLAYLHQSNIIHYNIKSSNVLLDSSGEPKVGDYGLARLLPMLDRYVLSSKIQSALGYMAPEFACRTVKITEKCDVYGFGVLVLEVVTGKKPVEYMEDDVVVLCDMVREALEDGRAEECVDMRLQGKFPVEEAVAVIKLGLICTSQVPSSRPHMGEAVNILRMIRCPSGSSDELGSS, encoded by the exons ATGAataaagtttcgatttttacaCTCCTTTTCCTGTCGGTGGTTTTGCCTTTTCCCCCTCCGGTTAGATCTCTAGACCCGCCGCTAAACGACGACGTTTTGGGCCTCGTTGCGTTCAAGTCCGACTTGCGAGATCCGGACCAAAAGCTCGCGTCTTGGAACGAAGACGACTACACTCCTTGCGCTTGGAACGGAGTCAAGTGCCACCCGAGGACGAATCGAGTCACCGAGCTAACCCTCGATGGGTTCTCTCTCTCCGGTCGTATAGGCCGTGGACTGCTCCAGCTTCAGTCTCTTCAcaagctctctctctccaacAACAACCTCACCGGAACCGTTAACCCCAACTTGATCTCGAGTCTTGGGAGCCTTAAAGTTGTCGACTTGAGCGGTAATGGGCTTTCCGGGTCGCTTCCCGATGGGTTTTTCCGACAATGTGGGTCGTTAAGGGTCTTTTCCGTGGCGGAGAACAAGCTTACCGGGAAGATACCGGTTAGTGTTGGGTCGTGTTCGTCTCTCGCTTCTTTGAACCTGTCTTCGAATAGATTCTCTGGTTCGATGCCTTTGGGGATTTGGAGTTTGAACACTCTTAGGTCTCTTGATTTGTCGAGGAACGAGTTGGAAGGAGAGTTGGGGACGAAGATAGGGAGGTTGAACAACTTGAGAGCGATTGATTTGAGTAGGAACAGGCTGTCTGGTCCCATTCCTAGTGAGATTGGGAGCTGTATGTTGCTGAAGAGTGTTGATCTCAGTGAGAACTCTCTGTCGGGGAACTTACCAGACACGTTTCAGCAGCTGAGTTTGTGTTATTATCTTAACTTGGGGAGGAATCTGCTAGACGGTGAGGTTCCTAAGTGGATTGGTGAGATGAGGAGTCTTGAAAGTTTGGATCTTTCGATGAATAAGTTCTCAGGGGAGGTTCCAGGGTCCATTGGTAATCTCCTGCGGCTGAAAGTTTTGAACTTTTCTGGTAATGGGTTTATTGGTAGCTTGCCTGACTCTACAGGGAACTGTATCAGCCTCATGGCATTGGATGTTAGTGGGAATTTACTAACTGGGAAGCTTCCGGTTTGGTTATTTCAAGATGGTAACTCCACTGGAGGTGTCAAGAAGATTCAGGTGTTGGATTTGTCATGCAATTCTTTCTCTGGTGTGATTGGAGCTGGTTTTGGGGGTCTTAGAGACTTGCAGGGTTTGAATCTGTCGAGAAACTCTCTTACTGGTCCTATCCCAAGTACCATTGGGGACCTGAAGCATTTGGGGGTCCTGGATTTGAGTCACAATCAGCTTAATGGAACTGTTCCTAAAGAAACCGGTGGAGCTGTTTCTTTGGAAGAGTTGAGACTTGAAAACAACATGTTAGAAGGAACTATCCCATCTTCCATCAAGAACTGCAGCTCACTTCAGTCTTT GATCCTGTCACACAACAAGCTCCAAGGCGCTATTCCACCAGAGATGGCAAGACTCACAAACCTCCAAGAAGTTGACTTATCATTCAACGACCTAACCGGAACCCTTCCTAAACAGTTAGCTAACCTCGGTTACCTCCACACCTTCAACATATCTCACAACCATCTCTCCGGAGAGCTCCCAGCAGGTGGACTCTTCAACGGCATCTCCCCTGATTCCGTCTCAGGAAACCAAGGAATCTGCGGTGCCGTTGTCAACAAGTCATGCCCCGCCGTCTCGCCTAAACCCATTGTCTTGAATCCCAACGCAACTTTTGATCCTGACTCCGGTGAAGCGACGCCTCTTGGTGCTGTTGGCCACAAAAGAATACTACTTAGTATCTCTTCCTTGATAGCCATCAGTGCTGCTGCTGCCATTGTGGTTGGTGTGATAGCCATCACGGTTCTTAACCTGAGAGTGAGAGCTACAACGGTTTCAAGATCAGCTGTGCCGATCGCGTTCTCTGGTGGAGATGACTTTAGCCGGTCTCCTACCACTGATAGCAACTCAGGGAAGCTTGTTATGTTCTCTGGTGAACCTGATTTCAGCACTGGGACACATGCTTTGCTTAACAAAGACTGTGAGCTAGGGAGAGGAGGTTTTGGAGCTGTGTACAGAACTGTTATCAGAGATGAGTATCCTGTGGCTATCAAGAAGCTCACTGTCTCGAGTCTTGTCAAGTCACAGGAAGAGTTTGAGAGAGAGGTGAAGAAGCTTGGGAAGCTAAGACACACTAATCTTGTTAAGCTCGAAGGCTATTACTGGACAACGTCTCTTCAGCTACTCATCTACGAGTTCCTCTCTGGTGGGAGTTTATACAAACACTTGCACGAAGCACCGGGAGGTAGCAGTACTCTTTCGTGGAACGATCGGTTCAATGTGATCCTCGGTACAGCGAAATGCTTAGCTTACTTGCACCAGTCTAACATCATCCACTACAACATCAAATCAAGCAACGTCTTGCTAGACAGCTCTGGCGAGCCTAAAGTGGGAGACTACGGGTTAGCGAGGCTGTTGCCAATGCTAGACAGGTATGTCCTTAGCAGCAAGATACAGAGTGCGTTGGGATACATGGCTCCAGAGTTTGCTTGCAGGACGGTGAAGATCACAGAGAAATGCGATGTGTATGGGTTTGGAGTGTTGGTTCTTGAAGTGGTTACGGGTAAGAAGCCTGTGGAGTATATGGAAGATGATGTTGTGGTTCTTTGTGATATGGTGAGAGAGGCTCTTGAAGATGGAAGAGCAGAGGAGTGTGTTGATATGAGGCTGCAGGGGAAGTTTCCTGTGGAAGAGGCTGTTGCTGTGATAAAGCTAGGGCTGATTTGCACTTCTCAGGTTCCATCGAGTAGACCGCATATGGGAGAAGCTGTTAACATATTGAGAATGATCAGGTGTCCTTCAGGAAGCTCAGATGAGTTGGGATCGagttga
- the LOC103841544 gene encoding uncharacterized protein LOC103841544 produces the protein MASIRCGGGGGGRACAVRSDRRTFTVRSSCVVPVLNRRNWADTGKVSMTAADMAPVKIGERKRGGSVVSRERIEQWLRDSVVEIVKNLRESPLLVHLYAEANGGLSTTAKNPEAEDWKAMVGRWGRGEERTPEGVIFVEKLADDEGDDDHGGYNGGEGATSAWGIVAQGRGTDCGPVCYLLKTTRVGSGMGTVCTHFCLVKVKSFRETAMSQLNNSWLVQTGQ, from the coding sequence ATGGCGAGTATTCGTtgcggcggcggaggaggaggacgcGCATGTGCCGTTCGTTCTGATCGGCGAACTTTCACCGTTCGATCATCATGTGTGGTTCCGGTGCTTAATCGACGGAACTGGGCTGATACGGGGAAAGTTTCGATGACGGCGGCGGATATGGCGCCGGTGAAGATCGGTGAAAGGAAACGCGGCGGATCGGTTGTGTCGAGAGAAAGGATCGAGCAGTGGCTGAGAGATTCAGTTGTTGAGATCGTGAAGAATCTGAGAGAGTCGCCGTTGTTGGTGCACTTATACGCGGAGGCGAACGGAGGCTTGAGTACGACGGCGAAGAATCCGGAGGCGGAGGATTGGAAGGCGATGGTGGGAAGGTGGGGTAGAGGAGAGGAAAGGACGCCGGAGGGAGTGATCTTCGTGGAGAAGTTAGCTGACGATGAAGGAGATGATGATCACGGTGGATACAACGGTGGAGAAGGTGCAACAAGTGCTTGGGGGATAGTGGCGCAGGGAAGAGGAACGGATTGTGGACCGGTTTGCTACCTGTTGAAAACGACCCGGGTTGGGTCGGGTATGGGGACGGTTTGCACACATTTTTGCTTGGTGAAGGTGAAGAGTTTTAGGGAGACGGCTATGTCACAGTTGAATAACTCTTGGTTGGTGCAGACTGGTCAATGA
- the LOC103841546 gene encoding two-component response regulator ARR17 isoform X2, which produces MEEELHVLAVDDNLMDRKLVERILKISSCKVTTAENGIRALEYLGLGDSQQADSSSTNNVMKVNLIITDYCMPGMTGFELLKIVKESSNLKEVPVVILSSENIPTRINKCLASGAQMFMQKPLKLSDVEKLKCHLLNCRS; this is translated from the exons ATGGAGGAAGAGCTCCATGTTTTAGCAGTAGATGACAATCTAATGGACCGTAAACTTGTGGAGAGAATCCTCAAGATCTCTTCTTGCAAAG TGACAACAGCAGAAAATGGGATCAGAGCATTGGAGTACTTAGGCTTGGGAGATTCACAACAGGCTGATTCATCAAGTACCAACAAT GTTATGAAGGTGAATCTTATCATAACTGATTACTGTATGCCAGGGATGACAGGTTTTGAGCTGCTCAAGATAGTAAAG GAATCGTCAAATCTAAAGGAAGTACCTGTTGTGATATTGTCATCAGAGAACATTCCTACTCGCATCAACAA ATGTTTAGCCAGCGGAGCTCAGATGTTTATGCAGAAGCCACTGAAACTGTCGGATGTAGAGAAACTCAAGTGTCATCTCTTAAACTGCAGAAGCTGA
- the LOC103841546 gene encoding two-component response regulator ARR17 isoform X1 produces MEEELHVLAVDDNLMDRKLVERILKISSCKVTTAENGIRALEYLGLGDSQQADSSSTNNVMKVNLIITDYCMPGMTGFELLKIVKQESSNLKEVPVVILSSENIPTRINKCLASGAQMFMQKPLKLSDVEKLKCHLLNCRS; encoded by the exons ATGGAGGAAGAGCTCCATGTTTTAGCAGTAGATGACAATCTAATGGACCGTAAACTTGTGGAGAGAATCCTCAAGATCTCTTCTTGCAAAG TGACAACAGCAGAAAATGGGATCAGAGCATTGGAGTACTTAGGCTTGGGAGATTCACAACAGGCTGATTCATCAAGTACCAACAAT GTTATGAAGGTGAATCTTATCATAACTGATTACTGTATGCCAGGGATGACAGGTTTTGAGCTGCTCAAGATAGTAAAG CAGGAATCGTCAAATCTAAAGGAAGTACCTGTTGTGATATTGTCATCAGAGAACATTCCTACTCGCATCAACAA ATGTTTAGCCAGCGGAGCTCAGATGTTTATGCAGAAGCCACTGAAACTGTCGGATGTAGAGAAACTCAAGTGTCATCTCTTAAACTGCAGAAGCTGA
- the WRKY67 gene encoding probable WRKY transcription factor 70, with translation MDVANNNKAIKLKARHQLVQGREVATKLQHLLFQHGLGLNSADDLMAKILGSFNNSISALDSLEPISSSSSLVTAVEGSQNASCDNDGKLEDSGDSRKRLGPVKGKRGCYKRKKRSETWTVESTVLDDAFSWRKYGQKEILNAIFPRSYFRCTHKFTQGCKATKQVQKLEPESKMFNITYIGNHTCNTKEVSPKIKPCVHHDEIIMHSEDSPSLTTTMKEEEENHHHGSSTESDLQLVWQEILVCEEEHLQHHHEAIYGCGETSVNGLDSPDLWSW, from the exons ATGGATGTTGCTAATAATAACAAAGCAATAAAGCTAAAAGCTAGGCACCAACTCGTTCAAGGCCGCGAGGTGGCCACTAAGCTTCAGCATCTCCTCTTTCAACATGGGTTGGGTCTTAACTCAGCGGATGATCTGATGGCTAAAATCTTGGGATCTTTCAATAACTCAATCTCTGCTCTTGATTCCTTAGAAcccatctcctcctcctcctctcttgTCACCGCCGTTGAAGGCTCTCAAAATGCTTCCTGCGACAACGACGGCAAGCTTGAGGATTCCGGTGATAGTCGGAAAAGACTTGGACCCGTTAAGGGTAAAAGAGGATGCTACAAAAGAAA GAAGAGATCGGAGACGTGGACTGTAGAGTCGACCGTACTTGATGACGCATTTTCATGGAGGAAGTATGGACAGAAGGAGATTCTTAATGCCATATTCCCAAG AAGTTACTTTCGGTGCACACATAAATTCACTCAAGGGTGCAAGGCAACAAAGCAAGTGCAGAAGCTAGAGCCCGAATCCAAGATGTTCAACATCACATACATAGGAAACCACACGTGTAACACTAAAGAAGTATCACCCAAGATCAAGCCTTGTGTTCATCATGATGAGATCATTATGCATTCTGAAGATAGTCCAAGTTTGACGACCACGAtgaaggaagaggaagagaatcATCATCATGGTTCTTCCACTGAGAGTGACTTGCAATTAGTGTGGCAAGAAATATTGGTGTGTGAAGAAGAACATCTTCAGCATCATCATGAGGCTATTTATGGTTGTGGTGAAACTAGTGTCAATGGTTTGGATTCCCCAGATCTTTGGAGTTGGTAG